A single window of Arcobacter venerupis DNA harbors:
- a CDS encoding TIR domain-containing protein, with translation MADKHKVFISYHHANDEGYKKEFVETFGELFDGFIDKSVSDGDIDSDLKTETIRQKIRDDFISDATVTIVLIGAETWKRKHVDWEISSSIRETEKNPRTGLIGILLPSYIGISFDAETSDILPYDKYTIPPRLSDNIDCGFAKIYEWSNHPEDIKEWIHEAFNRRNKINPDNSLASFVHNRHGEKWQK, from the coding sequence ATGGCAGATAAACATAAAGTATTTATTAGTTATCATCATGCAAATGACGAAGGATATAAAAAAGAATTTGTAGAAACTTTTGGAGAACTTTTTGATGGATTTATAGATAAGTCTGTTTCTGATGGAGATATAGATTCTGATTTAAAAACAGAGACAATTAGACAAAAAATTAGAGATGATTTTATTAGTGATGCAACAGTTACTATTGTACTTATTGGTGCAGAAACTTGGAAAAGAAAGCATGTGGATTGGGAGATAAGTTCAAGTATAAGAGAGACTGAAAAAAATCCTAGAACGGGATTAATAGGTATTCTTTTACCTAGTTATATTGGAATTAGTTTTGATGCAGAAACCTCAGATATTCTACCATATGATAAATATACTATTCCGCCAAGATTATCAGATAATATTGATTGTGGATTTGCAAAAATTTATGAATGGAGTAATCATCCTGAAGATATTAAAGAATGGATTCATGAAGCATTTAATAGAAGAAATAAAATAAATCCAGATAATTCATTAGCATCATTTGTACATAATAGACATGGTGAAAAATGGCAAAAGTAA
- a CDS encoding TIR domain-containing protein, translating into MGIKSLLAIHVISHKNFYNRETYNDIIYSTFCKNLNNYLSRGINIPVFFYDSDNCNIDKNKYEKNIIVVLIEDKLLLDNKKNNLSHITDDKEFSIISFAISKNSHRLSPFFEEKNLVRVYEYKTLEDMINATILDLAHFLCKSLTNHKQKVFISHAKLDGKSLAKDLQHYISTDTKLDSFFDANHIQESSNWADDLEKGVRDSIVLVYYTDLYSSRLWCRKEILFAKKHDRPIVVVNLLKDKEDRSFPYMANVPIMKVSKLNDKNMRLVLKSILVESVRHYYQHLVLDSFLEENSLKEFTPLASAPELLTLINKNECEKFLYPDPPLGNEELEILNSYKKECYFTPLMYLNKNKEKRELKIAISISESQDIEEYNQRLYHLRSFIVELARYLLVFNSKLMYGGDLGYINKEFNFVEILAQLVMSYNEEYKESEIITNYTSYPYYEKILDEHKTNLLDIVEFKDIEPDSKYNLKDIDELEKNYITSETLTKMREVMTKNMDIKIVAGGKNENFAGKYPGILEETYLAVIDEKPVYLVGGFGGGTKKIIDTLKGDISEIFSVEYQLKNPSFKKLYEYYESIGESEKIDYEKMNLFFKEKGIKGLNNGLTIEENEILFESTNLYEIVSLIIKGINNIK; encoded by the coding sequence GTGGGTATAAAATCACTATTAGCTATACATGTAATATCACATAAAAATTTCTATAATAGAGAAACATATAATGATATTATATATTCTACTTTTTGTAAAAATTTGAATAATTATCTTAGTAGAGGCATAAATATACCTGTATTTTTTTACGATAGTGATAATTGTAATATAGATAAAAATAAATATGAAAAAAATATTATAGTTGTTCTTATAGAGGATAAGTTACTTTTAGATAATAAAAAAAATAATCTTAGTCATATTACAGATGATAAAGAATTTAGTATTATTTCTTTCGCAATATCTAAAAATAGCCATAGATTAAGTCCATTTTTTGAAGAAAAAAATCTAGTTAGAGTTTATGAATATAAAACATTAGAAGATATGATTAATGCTACTATTTTAGATTTAGCTCATTTTTTATGTAAATCTTTGACAAATCATAAACAAAAAGTTTTTATAAGTCATGCGAAACTAGATGGAAAAAGTTTAGCAAAAGATTTACAACACTATATATCTACAGATACTAAACTAGATAGTTTTTTTGATGCTAATCATATTCAAGAATCATCAAATTGGGCAGATGATTTAGAAAAAGGTGTTAGAGATTCTATTGTCTTGGTATATTATACGGACCTTTACTCTTCAAGACTTTGGTGTAGAAAAGAGATACTTTTTGCAAAAAAACATGATAGACCTATAGTAGTAGTAAATTTACTAAAAGATAAAGAAGATAGAAGCTTTCCTTATATGGCAAATGTACCTATTATGAAAGTAAGTAAGCTTAATGATAAAAATATGAGATTAGTTCTTAAATCAATTTTAGTTGAAAGTGTAAGGCACTATTATCAACATCTAGTTTTAGATAGTTTTTTAGAAGAAAATAGTCTTAAAGAGTTTACCCCTTTAGCTTCTGCTCCAGAACTTTTAACATTGATAAATAAAAATGAATGTGAAAAGTTTTTATATCCTGATCCACCATTAGGAAATGAAGAACTTGAGATATTAAATAGTTATAAAAAAGAGTGCTACTTTACACCTTTAATGTATCTAAATAAAAATAAAGAAAAAAGAGAATTAAAGATAGCTATATCTATTTCAGAATCTCAAGATATTGAAGAGTACAATCAAAGGTTATATCATCTAAGAAGTTTTATAGTTGAACTTGCAAGATACTTACTGGTTTTTAACTCAAAGCTTATGTATGGAGGAGATTTAGGATACATAAATAAAGAGTTTAATTTTGTAGAAATTTTAGCTCAACTTGTGATGAGTTATAATGAAGAATATAAAGAAAGCGAGATTATAACAAACTACACTTCTTATCCATATTATGAAAAAATACTAGATGAACATAAAACAAATTTACTTGATATTGTTGAGTTTAAGGATATAGAACCTGATAGTAAATATAATTTAAAAGACATAGATGAACTAGAAAAAAACTACATAACGTCAGAAACTCTTACTAAGATGAGGGAAGTAATGACAAAAAATATGGATATAAAAATAGTAGCAGGTGGAAAAAATGAAAATTTTGCAGGTAAATATCCTGGCATTTTAGAAGAAACATATTTAGCGGTAATTGATGAAAAACCAGTATATTTAGTAGGAGGATTTGGGGGAGGTACTAAAAAAATAATTGATACTTTAAAAGGTGATATTTCAGAGATTTTTAGTGTTGAATATCAGCTAAAGAATCCAAGTTTTAAGAAATTGTATGAGTATTATGAATCTATTGGAGAAAGTGAAAAAATAGATTATGAAAAAATGAATCTGTTTTTTAAAGAAAAAGGGATAAAAGGACTAAATAATGGGTTAACCATAGAAGAAAATGAAATTCTATTTGAAAGTACAAATTTATATGAAATAGTGTCTCTAATTATAAAAGGGATAAATAATATAAAATAA
- a CDS encoding DNA-binding protein, whose product MELTNFNIAQYFDNKEVISEYLSQILADRDMNEVQEALKNIEKAKGMLIR is encoded by the coding sequence ATAGAACTTACAAACTTTAATATAGCACAATATTTTGATAATAAAGAAGTAATATCAGAATACTTGTCTCAAATCTTAGCTGATAGAGATATGAATGAAGTACAAGAAGCTCTTAAAAATATTGAGAAAGCAAAAGGTATGTTAATACGTTAA
- a CDS encoding toll/interleukin-1 receptor domain-containing protein, whose amino-acid sequence MSISTISNSITNIQKEISDLHYKMSLETKKEVDCNNRIGQIERSITKNTSLSTLNSKNAEIQRKQSEISKIQIKKADLYKKISDKDGKLLKLKQDLAKEEEQERKKQIANEEKKRKKLLDLEKRQQKEQLAFQKQLQLEIQNTNNISVVINHKNENSKTAINKSILSIEYDLFISHASEDKDEIVRPLAEELQKLGVKVWYDEFTLKVGDSLRKSIDHGLLKSKYGTVILSSTFCSKSWTQYEFDSMITREMNGHKMILPIWHKVTKNDVINFSPALADKVALNTSLNSIEEIAKQLSEVILEV is encoded by the coding sequence GTGTCTATTTCAACAATAAGTAACTCAATTACTAATATACAAAAAGAAATCTCTGATCTTCACTATAAAATGAGTCTAGAAACTAAAAAAGAAGTTGATTGTAATAATAGAATAGGTCAAATAGAAAGAAGTATCACGAAAAATACAAGCTTATCTACATTAAATAGTAAAAATGCAGAAATTCAAAGAAAACAGAGTGAAATTTCTAAAATACAAATAAAAAAAGCAGATTTATATAAAAAGATTTCTGATAAAGATGGAAAACTATTAAAATTAAAACAAGACTTAGCGAAAGAAGAAGAACAAGAACGTAAGAAACAAATTGCAAATGAAGAGAAAAAAAGAAAAAAATTATTAGATTTAGAAAAACGACAACAAAAAGAACAATTAGCATTTCAAAAACAATTACAACTAGAGATACAAAATACAAATAATATCTCAGTTGTAATTAATCATAAAAATGAAAATAGCAAGACAGCTATCAATAAGTCAATACTATCTATAGAATATGACTTATTTATTTCACATGCTTCAGAAGATAAAGATGAAATTGTTAGACCATTAGCCGAAGAACTTCAAAAATTAGGAGTAAAGGTATGGTATGATGAGTTTACATTAAAAGTTGGAGATAGTTTAAGAAAAAGTATCGACCATGGACTACTTAAATCAAAATATGGTACCGTAATTTTGTCATCTACCTTTTGTTCAAAGAGTTGGACTCAATATGAATTTGATTCCATGATTACTAGAGAAATGAATGGTCATAAAATGATTTTACCCATTTGGCATAAAGTGACAAAAAATGATGTAATAAATTTTAGTCCTGCCCTAGCAGATAAAGTTGCTTTAAATACATCATTAAATAGTATTGAAGAAATTGCAAAACAATTATCTGAAGTAATTTTAGAAGTATAG
- a CDS encoding DUF5677 domain-containing protein, which translates to MFTYSKELNEYIISRRQKNINDNKKTAKNIKQLLNMFRPDEITYELAFKIIKSVEQCINEIYSHPNSTLSLIANLRFLFETCINTRLLSSEPSYKYKLRYSIYSHQVEKSENYTSYAKKDISLLDTLIQSEKEIELVDSDESDKKVNELYDKLDKELSIFLDVAEYNGAEIHKDFIQSYIIENQKRINDMIVARDAFINELLKNQEANLIFKFDGSIDDIEKKLKDKRTWKKKATDTGLEEMYMFIYDYTSALVHSTSYSILIPNQLDKSEEEMIIGLGTRITNDILENLKVFAKIPNITIVESVKVV; encoded by the coding sequence ATGTTTACTTATTCCAAAGAACTTAATGAATATATAATATCTCGCCGACAAAAAAATATAAATGACAATAAAAAAACTGCAAAAAATATTAAACAGTTATTAAATATGTTTCGTCCTGATGAAATAACTTATGAATTAGCTTTTAAAATAATAAAATCTGTTGAACAATGTATCAATGAAATTTATTCTCATCCAAATTCAACACTTTCTCTTATAGCAAATCTAAGATTTTTATTTGAAACATGTATAAATACTAGGTTATTATCATCTGAACCTAGCTATAAATACAAACTTAGATACTCTATATATAGTCATCAAGTAGAAAAATCAGAAAACTATACATCATATGCTAAAAAAGATATTTCACTCCTCGATACTTTAATCCAATCAGAAAAAGAAATTGAACTTGTAGACTCTGATGAAAGTGATAAAAAAGTAAATGAATTATATGATAAGCTTGATAAAGAATTGTCAATATTTTTAGATGTTGCAGAATATAATGGTGCTGAAATTCATAAAGATTTTATTCAATCGTACATAATAGAAAACCAAAAAAGAATAAACGATATGATTGTTGCACGAGATGCATTTATTAATGAACTATTGAAAAATCAGGAAGCAAATTTAATTTTTAAATTTGATGGTAGTATTGACGATATTGAGAAGAAGTTAAAAGATAAAAGAACTTGGAAGAAAAAAGCAACTGATACTGGATTAGAAGAAATGTATATGTTTATTTATGATTATACTAGTGCACTTGTGCATAGTACTTCTTACTCAATACTTATTCCGAATCAGCTTGACAAATCAGAAGAAGAAATGATCATTGGACTTGGAACAAGAATAACCAACGATATATTAGAAAATTTAAAGGTATTTGCTAAAATTCCAAATATTACAATAGTAGAGTCTGTAAAGGTAGTGTAA
- a CDS encoding SHOCT domain-containing protein, with protein sequence MNYNHSGLFKVHFLVRMIFYFFSFSFFYIIIIMALTINPKTKPPFTSGDPMIDGTLFLLAVASPFIFTEYRIRKNRKKLGLPIYKDISLKLLQMEANENAKMNYEANNHIKNMYGFEETKDLNYWFELKEKGAITQEEYESKKKEFLK encoded by the coding sequence ATGAATTATAATCACAGTGGATTATTCAAAGTACATTTTTTAGTAAGAATGATATTTTACTTTTTTAGTTTTTCATTCTTTTATATCATCATAATTATGGCTTTAACAATTAATCCAAAAACAAAACCACCTTTTACAAGTGGTGATCCAATGATTGATGGAACTCTTTTTTTACTTGCTGTTGCAAGTCCATTTATTTTTACTGAATATAGAATCAGAAAAAATAGAAAAAAATTAGGGTTACCAATTTATAAAGATATTTCATTAAAACTTCTACAAATGGAAGCTAATGAAAATGCAAAAATGAATTATGAAGCAAACAATCATATAAAGAATATGTATGGGTTTGAAGAAACAAAAGATTTAAACTATTGGTTTGAGTTAAAAGAAAAAGGTGCAATTACTCAAGAAGAGTATGAATCAAAAAAGAAAGAATTTTTAAAATAA
- a CDS encoding helix-turn-helix domain-containing protein — translation MTQDLIEKYLKDINELGFEKALTLDSHDVAKIFKVEPRTIMNWAKERIGPRCKKMGKSYIYTKRDVAEFLAQN, via the coding sequence ATGACACAAGATTTGATTGAAAAATACCTAAAAGATATTAATGAGTTAGGTTTTGAAAAAGCCTTAACTCTTGATAGTCATGATGTTGCAAAAATATTTAAAGTAGAGCCAAGAACAATTATGAATTGGGCAAAAGAAAGAATTGGACCAAGATGTAAAAAAATGGGTAAGTCTTATATTTACACAAAAAGAGATGTAGCTGAATTTTTAGCTCAAAATTAG
- a CDS encoding class II SORL domain-containing protein, producing MPKINKYVDIDTVEREAKKDLIDRHSPFIHCAATAKAGEPFEVTVKMGNEYTHPDDFDHYIESVTLFNGDTQLAKASYVPGTLGNVKAHNTTTFTIIPTGKKLTLVAHGYCTKHGIWEGTPVEVAVAE from the coding sequence ATGCCAAAAATTAACAAATATGTTGATATTGATACTGTAGAAAGAGAAGCGAAAAAAGATTTAATTGATAGACACAGTCCATTTATTCACTGTGCTGCAACTGCAAAAGCAGGTGAACCATTTGAAGTAACTGTAAAAATGGGTAACGAATATACTCATCCAGATGATTTCGATCATTATATTGAGTCTGTAACACTATTTAATGGAGATACACAATTAGCAAAAGCTTCTTATGTTCCAGGAACATTAGGAAATGTTAAAGCTCATAATACAACTACATTTACGATTATTCCAACTGGTAAAAAATTAACTTTAGTAGCTCACGGTTACTGTACAAAACATGGTATCTGGGAAGGTACACCAGTAGAAGTAGCTGTAGCTGAATAA
- a CDS encoding thiamine-phosphate kinase, which translates to MNKEEYFIKQFSNNKIIGDDGAFIDGFVYSMDAFFENVHFKKEWMSLKQIAYKSMIVNISDAIVMNAIPLYALLSVAIPKSYSNADLKELAKGFKKAAKKFGIQIIGGDTISNEKLDISITIISKTSNPILRSGVKKNDLLCYTGILGSCKKDLETLFENKPISKKSKFIKPKLKPYFFYEIAPFITASMDISDGLFFELEKLSKASKIGFEFFNEIDESIGSSGEEYEILFSFDEINLDKIKRIAKKHKVELNIFAKAIKGKYRTACKNHHF; encoded by the coding sequence ATGAATAAAGAAGAATATTTTATAAAACAATTTTCAAATAATAAAATTATTGGTGATGATGGTGCTTTTATTGATGGTTTTGTTTACTCAATGGATGCTTTTTTTGAGAATGTGCATTTCAAAAAAGAGTGGATGAGTTTAAAACAAATTGCGTATAAATCAATGATTGTAAATATTTCAGATGCAATTGTAATGAATGCAATTCCTTTATATGCACTTTTAAGCGTTGCAATTCCTAAATCTTATTCAAATGCAGACTTAAAAGAGTTAGCAAAGGGATTTAAAAAAGCTGCGAAAAAATTTGGTATTCAAATTATTGGTGGAGATACAATCTCAAATGAAAAACTTGATATTTCAATAACTATCATTTCAAAAACATCTAATCCAATTTTAAGATCTGGAGTTAAAAAAAATGATTTGCTTTGTTATACGGGGATTTTGGGTTCTTGTAAAAAAGATTTAGAAACTCTTTTTGAAAATAAGCCAATTTCAAAAAAATCAAAATTTATAAAACCAAAGCTAAAACCATATTTCTTTTATGAAATAGCACCTTTTATTACAGCTTCAATGGATATTTCAGATGGATTATTTTTTGAATTAGAAAAATTATCAAAAGCAAGTAAGATAGGTTTTGAATTTTTTAATGAAATTGATGAGAGTATTGGAAGTTCTGGTGAAGAGTATGAAATTCTTTTTTCTTTTGATGAGATAAATTTAGACAAAATAAAAAGAATAGCAAAAAAACATAAAGTAGAATTAAATATATTTGCAAAAGCAATAAAAGGTAAATATAGAACTGCTTGTAAAAATCATCACTTTTAA
- the truD gene encoding tRNA pseudouridine(13) synthase TruD, giving the protein MEQLQRYLNHSKIDVVFKQNKDDFVVTEIPLYEFSGEGEHLVLKIRKKDLATWDAIEILAKFLNCSSREFGYAGLKDKNAMTVQSISVHRKYEEALKSFQNDNLKILETTYHNNKIKVGHLKGNKFFIRLKRVGAIEKRKIEEALGSIVTNGIPNYFGFQRFGIEGDNYKKGKDIIDGKLKEKRRNLKQMYINAYQSYLFNSWLSKRIEISKLIDAFEPKEIYQKLNLPLDVVKQMKKQKHPFKLMTGDLLSHYPFGKIFTIENLEEESQKFNERDRVPTGLLSGNRVKNSVDLAYEIEKEFEEKTGEDGARRFAWIFPEDISSNYKEEKNWMELQFYLPKGCYATEVIAEIIH; this is encoded by the coding sequence TTGGAACAATTACAAAGATATTTAAATCACTCAAAAATAGATGTGGTTTTTAAGCAAAACAAAGATGATTTCGTGGTTACTGAAATCCCTTTATATGAATTTTCAGGTGAGGGTGAACATCTAGTTTTAAAAATTAGAAAAAAAGATTTAGCAACTTGGGATGCTATTGAGATTTTAGCTAAGTTTCTAAATTGTAGTAGTAGAGAGTTTGGATACGCAGGTTTAAAAGATAAAAATGCAATGACTGTTCAATCTATTTCAGTTCACAGAAAATATGAAGAGGCTTTAAAATCTTTTCAAAATGATAATTTAAAAATTCTTGAAACTACTTATCACAATAACAAAATCAAAGTAGGGCACTTAAAAGGTAATAAATTTTTTATTAGACTAAAAAGAGTTGGTGCTATAGAAAAAAGAAAAATTGAAGAGGCTTTAGGGTCAATTGTAACTAATGGAATTCCTAATTATTTCGGTTTCCAAAGATTTGGAATTGAGGGAGACAATTATAAAAAAGGTAAAGATATTATTGATGGAAAATTAAAAGAGAAAAGAAGAAATTTAAAGCAAATGTATATCAATGCTTATCAAAGTTATCTTTTTAACTCTTGGCTTTCTAAAAGAATAGAAATATCAAAACTTATTGATGCATTTGAACCAAAAGAGATTTATCAAAAATTAAATTTACCACTTGATGTTGTAAAACAGATGAAAAAACAAAAACATCCATTTAAATTAATGACCGGAGATTTACTTTCTCATTATCCATTTGGAAAAATCTTTACTATTGAAAATTTAGAAGAAGAATCGCAAAAATTCAATGAAAGAGATAGAGTTCCAACAGGACTTTTAAGTGGAAATAGAGTTAAAAATTCAGTTGATTTAGCTTATGAAATTGAAAAAGAGTTTGAAGAAAAAACAGGTGAAGATGGAGCAAGAAGATTTGCTTGGATTTTTCCTGAAGATATTTCAAGTAATTATAAAGAAGAGAAAAACTGGATGGAATTACAATTTTATCTACCAAAGGGCTGTTACGCAACAGAAGTAATTGCAGAAATTATCCATTAA
- a CDS encoding methyl-accepting chemotaxis protein, with product MFELITKKISNKIIVALFILMSLSSITVVYFTTSKVTKDSIEKTKENLEMLNSAMFQSLRNAMNTGDPVQILKAEDDARTIKGVKNLTVARGKSLMELYPSDKTYSTDKDVLKTFETKKSLLLQTKDENGHLLRMIKPMIASQECLMCHANQQEGDVIGVMDLTFSLDEADTKIKALIAEISIISAILALVTIGLIFFIVRRATNPIGKLKNGFENLLNSNDTNISLAIESKDEIGEVATLFNAYMDKVRAGLKQDEKVIEEASDILEKTANGFFVYKVNGTASNPHVEDLKNRLNAMILSTKETLDKINETLRYYSESKYDFKIDDEGIYGNLGSLTAGIKLVGNNTSEILAMVMNTGNSLNESTQTLSSASNNLSTSSNQQASSLEETAAALEEITSTIQANTQATIKMTQLAQNVTTSAKNGQDLANKTATSMDEINKEVSSINVAIEVIDQIAFQTNILSLNAAVEAATAGEAGKGFAVVAAEVRNLANRSADAAKEIKQIVELASKKAKEGKHISDDMIEGYKELNENISNTILTINEVATASKEQEKGIVQINDAINMLDQATQKNAQVADEISIMASNIASMSNSLVTAAARASFLEDSLDKVCDVDLVYDTALLKVELLNTKDKVYAKLGDYKQFKIEESNGLKQWCELHINSGKKVDMEIMKNIETFDKQFHKNLQKLVDDNSNKESNDTLNKNAKEVEMDALKIFGNLNNIKKEACKK from the coding sequence ATGTTTGAATTAATAACTAAAAAAATAAGTAATAAAATCATAGTTGCATTATTTATTTTGATGTCACTAAGTAGTATTACTGTTGTATATTTCACAACTTCAAAAGTGACAAAAGATTCCATAGAAAAAACAAAAGAGAATTTAGAAATGTTAAATTCAGCAATGTTTCAAAGTCTTAGAAATGCTATGAATACAGGTGATCCAGTTCAAATATTAAAAGCTGAAGATGATGCTAGAACAATAAAGGGTGTAAAAAACTTAACTGTTGCAAGAGGTAAATCTTTAATGGAGTTATATCCATCAGATAAAACGTATTCAACAGATAAAGATGTATTAAAAACCTTTGAGACAAAAAAATCTTTACTTTTACAAACAAAAGATGAAAATGGTCATCTTTTAAGAATGATAAAACCAATGATTGCTTCTCAAGAATGTTTAATGTGTCATGCAAATCAACAAGAAGGTGATGTAATTGGTGTTATGGATTTAACTTTTTCATTAGATGAAGCCGATACAAAAATAAAAGCATTGATTGCAGAAATTTCAATTATTTCTGCAATATTGGCTTTAGTAACTATTGGACTAATTTTCTTTATTGTAAGAAGAGCTACAAATCCAATTGGTAAATTGAAAAATGGGTTTGAAAATCTATTAAATTCAAATGATACAAACATATCACTGGCAATTGAATCAAAAGATGAGATTGGAGAAGTTGCAACTTTATTTAACGCCTACATGGATAAAGTAAGAGCTGGCTTAAAACAAGATGAAAAAGTAATAGAAGAAGCTAGCGATATTTTAGAAAAAACAGCGAATGGATTTTTTGTTTACAAAGTAAATGGAACAGCATCAAATCCACATGTTGAAGATTTAAAAAATAGATTAAATGCTATGATTTTATCTACAAAAGAGACTTTAGATAAAATAAATGAAACATTAAGATATTACTCAGAATCAAAATATGATTTTAAAATAGATGATGAAGGAATTTATGGAAATCTAGGTTCATTAACAGCTGGAATTAAACTTGTAGGGAATAATACATCTGAAATATTAGCAATGGTTATGAATACAGGTAATTCTTTAAATGAAAGCACTCAAACTCTTTCTAGTGCATCAAATAATTTATCTACATCTTCAAATCAACAAGCATCTTCACTTGAAGAAACTGCAGCTGCATTAGAAGAAATTACATCTACAATCCAAGCAAATACTCAGGCAACTATTAAAATGACCCAATTAGCGCAAAATGTTACAACATCTGCAAAAAATGGACAAGATTTAGCCAATAAAACAGCTACTTCAATGGATGAAATAAATAAAGAAGTAAGTTCAATCAATGTAGCAATTGAAGTAATAGATCAAATTGCATTTCAAACAAATATTCTTTCTTTAAACGCAGCAGTAGAAGCAGCAACAGCAGGTGAAGCTGGAAAAGGATTTGCAGTCGTTGCAGCAGAAGTAAGAAATCTAGCAAATAGAAGTGCTGATGCGGCAAAAGAAATTAAACAAATTGTTGAATTAGCTAGTAAAAAAGCAAAAGAAGGTAAACATATCTCTGATGACATGATAGAGGGATATAAAGAATTAAATGAAAATATTTCTAATACTATTTTAACTATAAATGAAGTTGCAACTGCTTCGAAAGAGCAAGAAAAAGGAATAGTTCAAATTAATGATGCAATAAATATGTTGGATCAAGCTACACAAAAAAATGCACAAGTAGCTGATGAAATTTCAATTATGGCATCAAATATCGCATCTATGTCAAATTCATTAGTAACAGCTGCTGCAAGAGCTTCATTTTTAGAAGATTCACTAGATAAAGTTTGTGATGTAGATTTAGTATATGATACTGCTTTATTAAAAGTTGAATTATTAAATACAAAAGATAAAGTTTATGCAAAACTAGGTGATTACAAACAATTTAAAATTGAAGAGAGTAATGGTTTAAAACAATGGTGTGAATTACATATAAATTCAGGTAAAAAAGTTGATATGGAAATAATGAAAAATATTGAAACTTTTGATAAACAATTCCATAAAAATCTTCAAAAATTAGTAGATGATAACTCAAATAAAGAATCAAATGATACTTTAAATAAAAATGCAAAAGAAGTAGAAATGGATGCTTTAAAAATATTTGGAAATTTAAATAATATTAAAAAAGAAGCTTGTAAAAAATAA
- the ruvA gene encoding Holliday junction branch migration protein RuvA: MIVGLIGKVIKKEPTLLNINVNGIIYEVFVSLNCSSKIISDDVKLEITHIIREDSQSLYGFLDVNEKKLFDTVIKINGVGPKVALAICSTFTPTSFAQIVSENDVTMLKRVPGLGPKGASRILVELSGFIVDSHDGSDNSALSSAFEAALALESLGFKKDLVSKILKTCVSGNTSDLVKEALKKLQK, encoded by the coding sequence GTGATAGTCGGACTTATAGGTAAAGTAATAAAAAAAGAACCAACATTATTAAATATAAATGTTAATGGAATAATTTATGAAGTTTTTGTGTCATTAAATTGCAGTTCAAAAATTATTTCAGATGATGTTAAACTAGAAATTACACATATAATTAGAGAAGATTCTCAATCTTTGTATGGTTTTTTAGATGTAAATGAAAAAAAACTTTTTGACACTGTAATTAAGATAAATGGTGTTGGTCCAAAAGTTGCCCTTGCAATTTGTTCAACTTTTACACCAACTTCGTTTGCCCAAATTGTAAGTGAAAATGATGTTACAATGTTAAAAAGAGTTCCTGGCCTTGGACCAAAAGGTGCAAGTAGAATATTAGTTGAACTTTCAGGTTTTATTGTTGATTCCCATGATGGAAGTGATAATAGCGCTCTTTCCTCTGCTTTTGAAGCAGCACTTGCCCTTGAATCATTAGGATTCAAAAAAGATTTAGTTTCTAAAATATTAAAAACTTGTGTGAGTGGAAATACAAGTGATTTAGTAAAAGAAGCACTTAAAAAATTACAAAAATAA